One genomic region from Drosophila subpulchrella strain 33 F10 #4 breed RU33 chromosome 2R, RU_Dsub_v1.1 Primary Assembly, whole genome shotgun sequence encodes:
- the LOC119549282 gene encoding mucin-17 isoform X5, translating into MLDTHMYACSMDFTLGLVTGMYAVVAVIVFYVVYVIEVKLDLPAIVNGHNSGNGLGHNNNNNNNNNADSELADISQTRLRSLIETIIAETLRSTSLSASGAVSEISLDTRSHASGNGLKRRHRTEHYFEPKIYQDLLATAVLNKIADKEGNTRLLAESTPDLSGRHIDENFNAEALSTTSGSSIEPRSDCSLTDHEIGLDNGKSQSLQTDLERESVLSDYIAAHMVPLPDFSASVTESEDDIGSISSGMIGDGNWEDNWLFKKKRSSATPSSIGMLVPAPTENVRAQIGDKTTDEVSDLSEMGSDIEESSLDLLRCNDLNDRLLSKHLIGGQNTKLVLDELVDRTSLTSHTLLEEHEPAFTETTNEYVVSPMAVPSDIKAPSPTPPPPPMIFQDDLLNEEPVHTPIAAQDETEELSSLEGCTGFSTVEYLDEEQMHETVPSVIEILAAMALGPMLAVPASEQPGAMTPSEMHTLKELSDLALAEINARTVDLMHAHSLDIIEEENSEPSDTVSIPQLDILQPSPLAEITTPSQMPSQAEESFVQTDVLRPPPALELVSEYEPPPPMEVVQETVDLPSSAEVVHIEEDTATAGEALKTESAESVVNSSESPSVPVDIIQKTQPVSVDISPPLETVTDPQSDLESKEVVSEIKSADVESISPIEIVPESQSIAMDLPVPMEIVTEIDHVIIVPEVPSDVVNTTESINVVSVDIQNIPVLEIVAEDPTNTASLPATIVLSTQPKTVGEEHDPETQITAEESPLNVAENVPQVDSVAVTADPSEPTEIISVDLPEAVEIVLETQPFVMDIPAPLESAPELKLFKVDIPTPLETDIEMALAKTIENEPQLVSVPVESVPEPVVVEPQSPEEVEPLNASQPLENISEEQPLPAAMATDFKPQHVAVDSSPVEVVSQAESIEVKPSAPLDTITAEVVPPPIEVVELSTTEEVVPEPQSVTLDPPVIVEDVSQIESVDTKPTEPLEIILRSDPPVPDPPADVAYLSESPPIEPPAPVETQSVVEETSKEMSPEVQFVAITTPLEIIPQEESSVVQQPSLIESIASVETISELQEPDPVNLNVPEAVEMDPEMEAVRDKPLSTMEKEVPSPSIVSDPPSPNDVESQIVSVDVESEAQSVVKETSPKILPDGQFVALTTPVESIPQVESVVLHQTSPIESIALVETISQSQAPEPVTVNAPEPEEIVQDILAVIEEPLPIMAMEDQPQSIGSDPPSPNEVVSQIEEPLVSAEILIPDVPTEMNSETTDPIPQAEIVNLPAPLEIISKTQLLENETPTSSEIVAQGECVALPQLIPESGPIAVDPPSSIDAVPQADAATISSPMPSEIVSESQSAIVDPTACNEIVPENIAIEPQPLVEIILKTQTIEKDIPVDVVSELEPVTVDQSEVIEHISQIESVDGESQVYEENPPEPQVPSIVVAQLESVPMEALEPVETVPEVLTTTLDLTASFEAVEGAPGETPPIAQSVAEESPTPEENLPGTESLALEPLVPGMAIAPQIDLVNVEAPVLVEVPTEPVAVVPPTQLVSMESPDPVEIVPDTQAASEKSATSDIADSLPVQSEVERVVVEPQTSFDISQNESTSVEPITSIEIVSEAESITSVPAPKDVDPESQSVVVDAPEVIDVVSQKEAVEEEHPNRLETDSEPTTVAPQASELMEDVAMDPTSPVEVILETQLGSEEPKLSMEIVPQAISASDSRPIDENSAPVDTSDSVVEERPAPAESVLESESPPVATIATVEAVLESQSVPVDANNPIEIVSESTSNAVDPEIALRPPAITEVITQIESVEEEILENVEGVSVPVEIIPEKQLFAEDQGEVSLMNSETVPLTLETKSDEIDPMEPEDPVNVSPQPPEDIVTQAIQEEAPSSAEIVPVTDVCEPSKESITHVETLPKDQIALVNIIEPVAVKIIAAVEIDLVAESTALTPSPTTEVNDEKPTKPMETITEPQSVAIDSTEYPTVVLDSEFVGVDSVQVITGSESVDMELVPQPEAFAGDPQEIIGTVPQVESIEVDKPTPTQYKSDDDVAQADPVGEEPLESVEIVSQVVSVSYDTCSVIADSETKLEKSADVDIAPDPEPLAVTINSQDKVVAMEPPKAAVNDIPESAELVREKESDIEKNPETQPAIEDGADSQDVIIETDPVAVIPLKSVEDVPENKIDVEPIDPIEIVPKVEAVGIEDESEIKPSAITEVDDVKPPASLQIDETVTQNSPVSVEMVPEAVEPLAAVEVIAQAESVSLEKTVTEEPISQTESIVVDSPQPLNVAPQEDSVPTSASVPTSIETQPNDLEPQASANLVLEADSVTVDPSETAQVLSSNGIIVSESQVIDSEHPALDVVSEVEMKSLLAEPPASEPLDSESAAPPKPVVIVPEIESVTKDTIVPVETDTPVDTIVSVEVLTDTKHVPVLPPVQVEETESVAQEAPPSAEDISNAVIVEPQTVDMDCITEVETLTSEEPKSISTNDFQPEGIQRNASIDSACSALGSIAEREVKKWYNAVEMPNNPYAPEALKQRISGTQERYMDVPNISPSAEQKALASALTENPDPPSPKTDYKRYSRDYYINNAPTPTDSTGSGNAAASVAAEDVEDIVINEAQKESKQPQELVYKALPVQVLDESLDSQSNPSLHSLQTTTTTSDESDTVRIYDFNKQETTVIKKAVPVEQQPSTSTTSSMESAQSGPPSSSSIDSSVSKKRERPVVLQFGPGDSAPTIGSPVSTPTRGSTPPAFRFLQPKRRLIDPSQVLSVDEDDVPEPTPPSAEKPAIEDEVVHSMPSVKALAQAFLLTSKHTQPQRRWRATVRIAAPPDTPDKPDTSLTKRHKLEHAVSMAEVADESTIASDLSSLETDPSIHSEGNPPIASPASPVPVRHGFLRSNIAFFENLKFK; encoded by the exons ATGTTAGATACACATATGTATGCATGCAGCATGGACTTTACTTTGGGCCTAGTCACTGGCATGTATGCCGTTGTGGCCGTAATTGTCTTTTACGTGGTTTACGTCATTGAGGTGAAATTAG ATCTGCCGGCCATCGTAAATGGCCACAACAGCGGCAATGGTTTAGgccataataataataataacaataacaacaatgcTGATTCCGAGCTGGCCGACATCTCGCAGACCCGTCTACGCAGTCTCATCGAGACCATCATAGCGGAGACCCTGCGAAGCACCTCCCTGAGTGCCAGTGGAGCCGTCTCGGAGATCAGTCTGGACACCAGATCCCACGCCTCCGGAAATGGCCTAAAACGGCGCCATCGCACCGAGCACTACTTCGAGCCGAAGATCTACCAGGATCTGCTGGCCACGGCGGTGCTGAATAAG ATTGCGGATAAGGAAGGTAATACAAGGCTTTTGGCAGAGAGTACGCCGGACTTGAGTGGTCGCCACATTGACGAGAATTTCAATGCCGAAGCGCTGAGCACCACGTCCGGAAGCTCAATAGAACCCCGTAGTGATTGCAGCCTCACAGACCATGAAATCGGACTTGAT AATGGCAAATCCCAATCCCTGCAAACGGACTTGGAAAGGGAATCGGTCCTTAGTGATTATATAGCCGCACATATGGTGCCACTGCCAGACTTTTCGGCATCCGTCACCGAATCCGAGGATG ATATTGGATCCATCTCCTCGGGTATGATCGGTGATGGAAACTGGGAAGACAACTGGCTGTTCAAGAAGAAACGCAGCTCGGCCACTCCGAGCAGCATTGGCATGCTAGTGCCCGCACCCACGGAGAATGTCCGGGCCCAGATTGGCGATAAGACCACCGACGAGGTCAGCGATCTCTCGGAGATGGGTTCGGACATTGAGGAGAGCTCCCTGGACCTACTGCGATGCAACGATCTGAACGATCGTCTGCTGAGCAAGCACCTGATTGGTGGCCAGAACACTAAGCTCGTCCTCGATGAGCTCGTAGATCGTACGAGTCTTACATCCCACACATTGCTTGAGGAGCACGAGCCCGCATTTACGGAGACAACCAATGAGTATGTGGTGTCTCCCATGGCCGTGCCATCTGATATTAAAGCTCCATCTCCGacaccgccaccaccaccaatgATATTCCAAGATGACCTATTGAATGAGGAGCCAGTCCACACTCCCATTGCAG CCCAAGACGAAACCGAGGAGCTGTCCAGCCTCGAAGGCTGCACTGGCTTCAGcacagtcgagtacctcgacgaGGAACAAATGCACGAGACCGTGCCATCGGTAATCGAGATCCTAGCAGCCATGGCCCTGGGGCCCATGCTAGCAGTTCCAGCATCCGAACAGCCAGGCGCCATGACCCCCAGTGAGATGCACACCCTCAAGGAGCTGAGTGACTTGGCCCTCGCCGAGATTAATGCTCGCACCGTGGACCTGATGCACGCACACTCGCTTGACATTATTGAAGAGGAGAACTCGGAGCCTTCAGACACTGTCTCAATTCCACAGTTGGATATTCTACAACCTTCACCACTCGCAGAGATTACTACTCCATCTCAAATGCCTTCGCAAGCGGAGGAAAGTTTTGTTCAAACGGATGTATTACGACCCCCTCCAGCCTTAGAACTTGTTTCTGAGTATGAACCTCCGCCTCCGATGGAAGTTGTTCAAGAGACTGTGGATCTGCCAAGTTCTGCAGAAGTTGTCCATATAGAAGAGGATACTGCGACTGCGGGGGAGGCTTTAAAGACGGAATCTGCCGAATCTGTAGTGAACTCCTCCGAAAGTCCCTCAGTGCCGGTGGACATTATTCAAAAAACTCAACCCGTTTCTGTGGACATATCACCGCCTTTGGAGACTGTCACAGATCCTCAATCCGACTTGGAATCTAAGGAAGTTGTTTCAGAAATAAAATCTGCAGACGTGGAATCCATATCGCCTATTGAAATTGTTCCAGAATCACAATCTATAGCGATGGATCTACCAGTTCCGATGGAAATCGTCACAGAAATAGATCACGTTATCATCGTTCCGGAAGTGCCATCTGATGTAGTGAACACCACCGAATCTATAAATGTGGTTTCAGTCGATATACAAAATATTCCAGTTCTGGAAATTGTTGCAGAGGATCCAACTAACACTGCGAGTCTCCCAGCAACTATAGTGCTTAGCACCCAGCCAAAAACCGTTGGAGAAGAACACGATCCCGAAACCCAAATAACCGCAGAGGAGTCACCGTTAAATGTAGCAGAAAACGTTCCACAGGTGGACTCTGTCGCTGTAACAGCGGATCCTTCAGAGCCTACTGAAATTATTTCAGTCGATTTGCCAGAAGCCGTGGAAATTGTTTTAGAAACACAGCCTTTTGTAATGGATATACCAGCGCCGTTAGAATCTGCTCCAGAATTAAAGCTTTTTAAAGTGGACATACCAACGCCGTTAGAGACTGACATAGAAATGGCGTTAGCCAAAACTATAGAAAATGAGCCACAATTAGTATCTGTTCCTGTGGAATCGGTTCCAGAACCCGTAGTAGTGGAACCTCAATCGCCGGAGGAAGTTGAACCCCTAAATGCATCACAACCGCTGGAAAATATTTCAGAGGAGCAACCGCTACCAGCAGCAATGGCAACGGATTTTAAGCCTCAACACGTTGCAGTCGATTCATCACCTGTAGAAGTTGTTTCACAGGCAGAAAGCATCGAAGTGAAACCATCAGCACCTTTGGATACAATCACTGCAGAAGTAGTTCCACCTCCAATTGAAGTTGTTGAACTCTCAACCACTGAGGAAGTAGTGCCAGAACCGCAATCGGTTACATTGGATCCACCAGTAATTGTAGAAGATGTTTCACAGATAGAATCTGTCGATACCAAGCCGACAGAGCCTTTGGAAATTATTCTTAGATCAGATCCCCCAGTTCCGGATCCCCCAGCGGATGTTGCTTACCTATCGGAGTCTCCACCAATAGAACCACCAGCGCCTGTGGAAACACAATCTGTTGTTGAGGAAACTTCTAAAGAGATGTCACCTGAAGTACAATTTGTTGCAATTACGACCCCTTTGGAAATAATTCCGCAGGAAGAATCTAGCGTAGTGCAGCAACCATCACTTATCGAATCAATAGCTTCGGTAGAAACAATTTCAGAATTACAAGAACCTGATCCAGTCAACTTGAATGTTCCAGAGGCTGTGGAAATGGATCCAGAAATGGAGGCTGTTAGAGATAAACCGTTATCGACCATGGAAAAGGAAGTACCATCGCCATCTATCGTTTCGGACCCACCATCACCCAATGATGTTGAATCTCAGATAGTATCTGTCGATGTGGAATCCGAAGCACAATCTGTTGTTAAGGAAACTTCTCCAAAAATTTTACCAGATGGACAATTCGTCGCACTTACAACCCCTGTGGAATCAATTCCTCAGGTCGAATCTGTCGTACTACACCAAACATCGCCTATCGAATCAATAGCTCTTGTGGAAACAATTTCACAGTCACAAGCTCCTGAACCAGTCACCGTGAATGCTCCAGAGCCTGAGGAAATAGTTCAAGATATATTGGCTGTTATAGAAGAACCGTTGCCGATCATGGCAATGGAGGACCAACCCCAGTCTATCGGTTCGGATCCACCATCACCCAATGAAGTTGTCTCTCAGATAGAAGAGCCCCTAGTATCGGCAGAAATTCTTATCCCGGATGTGCCTACGGAGATGAATTCTGAAACCACTGATCCTATTCCGCAAGCGGAGATCGTGAATTTACCAGCACCACTGGAAATCATTTCAAAAACCCAACTCTTAGAAAACGAAACACCAACGTCTTCTGAAATTGTTGCCCAAGGTGAATGTGTCGCACTACCCCAATTGATTCCAGAGTCTGGACCTATTGCAGTGGATCCTCCATCGTCGATAGATGCTGTTCCCCAAGCAGACGCTGCCACCATAAGTTCACCAATGCCTTCGGAAATTGTTTCAGAATCCCAATCCGCCATAGTGGATCCTACAGCGTGTAATGAAATTGTTCCAGAAAACATCGCTATAGAACCCCAACCGCTTGTGGAAATAATTCTAAAAACGCAAACCATCGAAAAAGATATTCCTGTGGACGTTGTTTCTGAACTAGAACCTGTCACAGTAGATCAATCGGAAGTCATAGAACATATTTCACAGATCGAATCTGTCGATGGGGAATCCCAGGTGTATGAAGAAAATCCTCCAGAACCACAAGTACCATCAATAGTTGTTGCTCAATTGGAATCTGTCCCAATGGAAGCCTTAGAGCCTGTTGAAACTGTTCCAGAAGTCCTAACTACTACATTGGATTTAACAGCATCTTTTGAAGCTGTAGAAGGTGCTCCAGGTGAAACTCCTCCCATTGCTCAAAGCGTCGCAGAGGAATCGCCTACGCCTGAAGAAAATCTTCCAGGGACGGAATCTCTAGCACTGGAACCATTAGTTCCTGGAATGGCAATTGCTCCACAGATAGATTTAGTCAATGTGGAAGCCCCAGTACTTGTCGAAGTACCGACTGAACCTGTTGCCGTGGTTCCACCAACACAATTGGTGTCAATGGAATCCCCAGACCCTGTGGAAATTGTTCCCGATACACAAGCCGCCTCAGAGAAATCCGCGACATCTGACATAGCTGATTCTCTTCCAGTGCAAAGTGAAGTAGAACGGGTTGTTGTGGAACCTCAAACTTCGTTTGATATTTCTCAAAACGAATCTACCTCTGTGGAACCTATAACATCCATTGAAATTGTTTCCGAAGCAGAATCTATTACATCTGTTCCAGCACCTAAAGATGTTGATCCGGAATCACAGTCGGTAGTAGTAGATGCACCAGAAGTTATAGATGTGGTTTCTCAAAAAGAAGCTGTCGAGGAAGAACatcccaatcgattggaaacTGATTCAGAGCCAACAACCGTTGCACCGCAGGCCTCAGAACTTATGGAAGATGTCGCTATGGATCCCACATCGCCTGTGGAAGTAATTTTAGAAACACAGTTGGGGTCCGAAGAACCAAAACTGTCCATGGAAATTGTTCCTCAAGCTATCTCTGCCTCTGATAGCCGACCAATAGATGAGAACAGTGCCCCTGTCGATACATCAGATTCCGTTGTAGAAGAACGTCCAGCGCCTGCAGAAAGTGTTTTGGAGTCTGAATCTCCCCCTGTAGCAACAATTGCAACCGTAGAAGCTGTTTTGGAATCTCAATCGGTCCCTGTGGATGCAAACAATCCTATAGAAATTGTTTCCGAATCTACATCGAACGCTGTTGATCCTGAAATAGCTTTAAGACCACCAGCGATAACTGAAGTTATAACACAAATAGAATCCGTAGAGGAGGAAATTCTTGAAAATGTGGAAGGTGTTTCTGTGCCTGTTGAAATTATTCCAGAAAAGCAATTATTCGCAGAAGATCAAGGAGAGGTATCACTGATGAATTCTGAAACAGTGCCACTCACTTTAGAAACGAAATCCGATGAAATAGATCCTATGGAGCCTGAAGATCCTGTTAATGTAAGTCCTCAACCGCCGGAGGATATTGTAACTCAAGCTATTCAAGAGGAAGCTCCAAGCTCTGCGGAAATAGTACCAGTTACAGATGTATGCGAGCCGAGTAAGGAATCAATAACTCATGTGGAAACTTTGCCTAAAGATCAAATCGCCTTAGTGAATATTATAGAGCCTGTAGCAGTGAAGATTATAGCTGCCGTGGAGATTGATCTAGTAGCTGAATCCACTGCCTTGACTCCGTCACCAACTACAGAAGTCAACGATGAAAAACCCACAAAGCCTATGGAAACAATCACCGAACCTCAATCTGTCGCAATAGACTCAACGGAATATCCAACAGTGGTTTTAGACAGTGAGTTCGTTGGGGTGGATTCTGTACAAGTAATTACAGGCTCTGAATCTGTCGATATGGAACTTGTTCCCCAACCCGAAGCTTTCGCAGGGGATCCACAAGAAATTATAGGAACGGTGCCACAGGTAGAATCTATCGAAGTCGATAAGCCAACGCCTACCCAATATAAATCTGATGATGATGTAGCACAGGCTGATCCTGTCGGAGAGGAACCCTTAGAGTCTGTGGAAATTGTTTCTCAAGTTGTATCTGTTTCCTATGATACATGTTCAGTAATAGCTGATTCTGAAACTAAATTAGAAAAGTCAGCGGATGTAGATATTGCTCCGGACCCTGAACCCCTTGCTGTGACAATAAATTCGCAGGATAAAGTTGTGGCAATGGAACCCCCTAAGGCTGCCGTTAATGATATCCCAGAGTCTGCAGAACTTGTTCGAGAAAAAGAATCTGATATTGAAAAAAACCCAGAAACGCAACCTGCCATAGAGGATGGCGCCGATTCTCAAGATGTTATTATAGAAACGGACCCGGTCGCAGTGATACCGCTTAAGTCGGTTGAAGATGTTCCTGAGAATAAAATTGATGTTGAACCCATAGATCCTATAGAAATTGTGCCAAAAGTTGAAGCAGTTGGAATAGAAGATGAGTCAGAAATCAAACCATCTGCAATTACTGAAGTGGACGATGTGAAACCCCCAGCATCTCTGCAAATTGATGAAACTGTGACACAGAATTCGCCTGTTTCTGTTGAAATGGTTCCGGAGGCGGTGGAACCCTTAGCTGCTGTTGAAGTTATTGCCCAAGCTGAATCTGTATCTTTGGAGAAAACAGTAACTGAAGAGCCCATTTCTCAAACGGAGTCTATCGTTGTGGATTCCCCACAACCTCTAAACGTTGCTCCTCAAGAAGATTCTGTTCCTACATCGGCATCAGTGCCCACAAGCATTGAAACACAACCTAACGATTTGGAACCCCAAGCTTCTGCGAATCTTGTTCTAGAAGCTGACTCTGTCACTGTGGATCCATCAGAAACTGCACAAGTTCTTTCATCAAATGGGATAATTGTTTCAGAGTCACAAGTGATTGATTCGGAACACCCAGCACTTGATGTAGTTTCAGAAGTAGAAATGAAAAGCTTGCTTGCAGAACCGCCGGCATCGGAACCCCTTGATTCCGAATCAGCTGCACCGCCAAAGCCAGTGGTAATTGTTCCTGAAATAGAATCTGTAACAAAGGATACTATAGTTCCTGTGGAAACGGATACCCCAGTGGATACCATCGTTTCTGTTGAAGTTCTAACGGATACAAAACATGTCCCAGTATTACCACCAGTTCAGGTGGAAGAAACGGAGAGTGTCGCTCAAGAAGCACCTCCATCTGCTGAAGATATTTCGAATGCTGTAATCGTTGAACCTCAAACTGTGGATATGGATTGCATTACAGAGGTGGAAACTTTAACGTCAGAGGAACCCAAATCGATTTCTACAAACGATTTCCAACCAGAAGGTATCCAAAGAAATGCATCAATAGACTCCGCCTGTTCCGCTCTAG GATCCATTGCGGAGCGCGAGGTGAAGAAGTGGTATAACGCCGTTGAGATGCCAAATAATCCATACGCCCCGGAGGCCCTGAAGCAGCGCATCAGCGGCACCCAGGAGCGGTACATGGATGTGCCGAACATCAGTCCGAGTGCTGAGCAAAAGGCCCTAGCATCGGCGCTGACGGAAAATCCGGATCCGCCATCGCCGAAAACGGACTATAAGCG CTATAGCCGCGACTACTATATCAATAATGCTCCCACGCCCACTGACAGCACGGGCAGTGGAAACGCCGCCGCCTCCGTCGCAGCCGAGGATGTGGAGGACATCGTGATCAACGAG GCTCAAAAAGAAAGCAAACAGCCGCAGGAGTTGGTGTACAAAGCCTTGCCAGTTCAGGTCCTGGACGAGTCCCTGGACTCCCAATCGAATCCCTCGCTGCACTCCCTGCAGACCACGACCACAACCAGCGATGAATCCGATACGGTACGGATCTACGATTTTAACAAGCAGGAAACGACGGTTATAAAAAAGGCTGTTCCGGTGGAGCAGCAGCCCAGCACCTCCACCACATCGTCCATGGAGTCCGCCCAGAGTGGTCCGCCTTCATCTTCTTCCATCGACTCGTCTGTCTCAAAGAAGCGGGAGCGACCCGTGGTCCTTCAGTTTGGTCCTGGGGACTCGGCGCCCACAATAGGTTCTCCTGTCAGTACACCCACGCGGGGATCCACTCCTCCTGCTTTTAGATTCTTGCAGCCCAAACGTCGCCTCATTGATCCCAGTCAGGTGCTATCCGTCGATGAAGATGATGTG CCTGAACCTACTCCTCCGTCGGCGGAGAAGCCCGCCATTGAAGATGAAGTGGTCCATTCCATGCCATCGGTTAAGGCCCTGGCTCAGGCCTTCCTTTTGACCAGCAAGCACACACAACCACAGCGGAGATGGCGGGCCACG GTAAGAATAGCAGCCCCGCCAGATACACCAGATAAGCCAGACACATCACTGACCAAGCGTCACAAACTGGAGCACGCAGTCTCCATGGCAGAAGTAGCCGATGAGTCGACTATTGCCTCTGACTTATCATCCCTCGAAAC GGACCCCTCTATACACTCGGAGGGCAATCCACCCATTGCCTCGCCGGCGAGTCCTGTGCCCGTGCGACATGGCTTCCTCCGGAGCAATATTGCTTTCTTTGAGAATTTAAAGTTCAAGTGA